In Persicimonas caeni, a single window of DNA contains:
- a CDS encoding potassium channel family protein yields the protein MSDVLENLRDLGAREYDKTGFPRLLRAGGLLIGIFVVGTLGYWSAAPPEYTLLDCAYMTTITLTTVGYGEVIPVEGNSSLEAFTIGLIIAGMGIMLYFVSSLTAFIIEGELRDLIRMRRMDREIDKLENHLIICGIGKTGVHVLREVLQSNQPCVVIERSRGRIDEELEELGEEFLYIVGDATHDNVLQHAGIERATGLIASLGNDRDNLFVTITARSLNEKVRIVSRGEHPEAEQKFKMAGATSVIYTNVLGGLRMAAEAIRPEVTTFLDLMMQDHEHYRRVEELPVPNNSPLIGLTIRDTRIRQHTDALVIAVYREQDGEYIFNPGPDYEITTGTKLIVLTLVDDIETLEALIRGEL from the coding sequence ATGTCTGATGTTCTCGAAAACCTGCGCGACCTTGGGGCTCGCGAATACGACAAGACCGGGTTTCCGCGCTTGCTGCGCGCCGGCGGGCTGCTGATCGGCATCTTTGTGGTGGGCACGCTCGGCTACTGGTCGGCCGCCCCGCCCGAGTACACCCTGCTCGACTGCGCCTACATGACCACCATCACGCTGACGACGGTGGGCTACGGCGAGGTGATCCCCGTCGAGGGCAATTCGTCCCTCGAGGCGTTTACCATCGGGCTGATCATCGCCGGCATGGGCATCATGTTGTACTTCGTCTCCTCGCTCACCGCCTTCATCATCGAGGGCGAGCTGCGCGACCTGATTCGGATGAGGAGAATGGACCGCGAAATCGACAAGCTCGAAAATCACCTGATCATCTGCGGCATCGGCAAGACCGGCGTACACGTGTTGCGCGAGGTGCTGCAGAGCAACCAGCCGTGCGTGGTCATCGAGAGGAGCCGCGGGCGCATCGACGAAGAGCTCGAGGAGCTCGGCGAGGAGTTTTTGTATATCGTCGGCGACGCCACCCACGACAACGTGCTCCAGCACGCCGGCATCGAGCGCGCCACCGGCCTCATCGCCTCGTTGGGCAACGACCGCGACAACCTCTTCGTGACCATCACCGCCCGCAGCCTCAACGAGAAGGTGCGCATCGTCTCCCGCGGCGAACACCCCGAGGCCGAGCAGAAGTTCAAGATGGCCGGGGCCACCAGCGTCATCTACACCAACGTGCTCGGCGGACTTCGCATGGCCGCCGAGGCGATCCGCCCCGAGGTCACCACCTTCCTCGACCTGATGATGCAGGACCACGAGCACTACCGGCGCGTCGAAGAGCTGCCCGTGCCCAACAACAGCCCGCTCATCGGCCTGACCATCCGCGACACCCGCATCCGCCAGCACACCGACGCGCTGGTCATCGCCGTGTACCGCGAGCAAGACGGCGAGTACATCTTCAACCCCGGCCCCGACTACGAAATCACCACCGGCACCAAGCTCATCGTGCTCACGCTGGTCGACGATATCGAGACGCTGGAGGCGTTGATTCGGGGTGAACTCTAA
- the rdgC gene encoding recombination-associated protein RdgC — MGAISGTLTYKLFYVQGELPSDWKDRFVQNVQHHAFEPLKPEDEDEESMGWVIIDRPLHTNFDLYSMLFNHFINLSLRQDRYVVPGAMLNAHLAEATREYMRENEKKKLSKFEKNDLKEMVKRRLKEQQLPRMRIVDMSWDINAGRVRFWSHSNKMCELFQGFFEDTFGLKLLPANPYINAVELGLEPEEVEVLQAVEPSNFVGRKPQ; from the coding sequence TTGGGCGCGATTTCAGGCACATTGACCTACAAGCTATTTTACGTTCAAGGCGAGCTTCCCTCGGATTGGAAAGACCGCTTTGTCCAGAACGTCCAGCACCACGCTTTCGAGCCGCTCAAGCCCGAAGACGAGGATGAGGAGTCGATGGGCTGGGTCATCATCGACCGGCCGCTGCACACCAACTTCGACCTGTACAGCATGCTCTTCAACCATTTCATCAACTTGAGCCTGCGCCAGGACCGCTACGTGGTCCCCGGGGCGATGCTCAACGCGCACCTCGCCGAAGCCACGCGCGAGTACATGCGCGAGAATGAAAAGAAGAAGCTGTCCAAATTCGAGAAGAACGACCTCAAGGAGATGGTCAAACGCCGTCTCAAGGAACAGCAACTCCCGCGCATGCGCATCGTCGACATGAGCTGGGACATCAACGCCGGTCGGGTGCGCTTTTGGAGCCACTCGAACAAGATGTGCGAACTGTTCCAGGGCTTCTTCGAAGACACCTTCGGCCTCAAGCTCTTGCCGGCCAACCCGTACATCAACGCCGTCGAGCTGGGCCTCGAGCCCGAAGAAGTCGAAGTCCTGCAGGCCGTCGAGCCGTCGAATTTCGTCGGCCGCAAGCCTCAGTAA